One Xyrauchen texanus isolate HMW12.3.18 chromosome 44, RBS_HiC_50CHRs, whole genome shotgun sequence DNA segment encodes these proteins:
- the LOC127637042 gene encoding dual specificity protein phosphatase 26-like — MAFMSRLSRSRSNSRSPSRRDTEKGCPVLTVAELERLLYTGKTACNHADEVWPRLYIGDQEIASNRKELVKLRITHILNCAQSKWRGGAENYVGMNITYHGIEAHDSPSFDMSVNFYPAAEFIHRALSTGGTVLVHCAVGVSRSATLVLAYLMIRQKMTLVEAIKTVKDHRGVTPNRGFLRQLSGLDSVLRTSRNAT; from the exons ATGGCTTTCATGTCCAGACTGTCTCGGTCGAGGAGTAATTCTAGGTCTCCAAGCAGAAGGGACACAGAGAAGGGATGTCCTGTACTAACTGTTGCTGAACTCGAGCGTCTGCTGTACACTGGAAAAACAGCCTGTAATCACGCAGATGAAGTATGGCCAAGACTCTACATAGGGGACCA AGAAATCGCCTCTAACCGCAAAGAGCTTGTAAAGCTCAGGATCACGCACATCCTGAACTGTGCACAGAGCAAATGGAGAGGAGGTgcagagaattatgttggcatgaACATCACATATCATGGCATTGAAGCACACGACTCGCCCTCTTTTGACATGAGTGTCAACTTCTACCCAGCGGCCGAGTTCATACATAGAGCACTCAGCACGGGAG gaACGGTGCTTGTGCACTGTGCAGTTGGTGTGAGCCGATCTGCCACACTTGTGCTGGCCTACCTCATGATCCGCCAGAAAATGACTTTAGTGGAGGCCATCAAGACTGTGAAGGATCACAGAGGCGTCACTCCAAACCGTGGTTTCCTACGGCAGCTTAGCGGTCTGGACAGTGTACTGCGCACCAGCCGCAATGCAACATAA